TTGCTCGTAGCGGACGACCGCGTCGAGGGTCTTGGCGGTGGTTATCGTCGGCATGGTTTACTCTCCATATTTTTCGCGGGCGTATTCGGACATGCCCATGGGTTTGGGGGTCGAGGATCCGGCCGAGGCCAAGCCCTGTCCGTGGGCGGCCTTCAGCTCCTCCAAAATAGCGGCCTGGGTCCCGGCTCCAGCCGAGGATCCGGAAAAGATCCCGGCCATGGCCTTGACCTGGTCGGCCGTCACGTTTGCTTCCACGGCTTTTTGCAGCCGGGCCGCGTCTTCGCCGTAGATAGCCGAAGCCAGGTCCAGGATTCGGCCCCGTTCCTCGGCCCTCGCGGCGCTCACTCCCTCAGTCATGGCCGAAGCTGCCTCGGCCTCCCATTCAGCTCTGGCTTCTGACACCAGCTCCGGGTGTTTCGCTTTCAAATCTTCAAGATTCATGATCAACTCCTTGTTTATGTGTCTCAAAAATTCCCGACGACTGCCGGCCCGGTCGATGAGCCCGAGCTTGGCCGCGTCTTTGGCCAGCCAGACCTGGCCGTCGGCCAGGGACTCGACGGCCGCCCGGTCCATATTCCTGCCCTTGGCCACCTGGTCGACAAACTGCGAGGTCAGGCCCACCAGATGGTCCATGATATATTGTCTCGCCTCGTCCGAAAGGGGCTCGGCGTCGTTGCCCGCGGCCTTGAGTCGGCCGGGAGACAGGAAGGTGCGGCGGATGCCGTCTTTTTCGTCCCGGGCCGACCGGTCCGTGTGGACGGTAATGGTATTGATGGATCCGACCGAGGACTGCGGCGAGGCCCATATCTGCCGACAGGCCGAGGCCAGCCAATAGGCGGCCGAGGCCATGTTTCCGGAGGCGTAGGCATGGACCGGCTTACGGGTGTTGGCCTCGTCGATGGCCTGGGCCAGCTCGGCCACGCCATGGACGCCACCGCCCGGGGAGTCGAAGTCCAGGACAACGGCGGCCACGGCCGGATCGTTCACGGCCCGCTCAATGGTTGTCTGGATGTCGCCATAGGTCTGGTTGCAGGCCATGAGGTAGCGCCGTCGGTACAGGGTGCCCTCGACGGGGATGACGGCCACCTGGCCGTCCATGACATAGCCTGGGGCCGAACCGGATTCTGCAGGGGCAGGTTTCCGTAGGGACGACGCATGCGTCGCCCCTACAAACACGTCTTCAGCGCCCAGACCCTCGATCTTGGCCTCGACAATGGAGGCCAGGTCATCCAGGGCCTGGGGGGTGATGGCCCAGGGCTCACGCAATTTCGACAGGAGTCGATTCATCTTTTTCCTCTGTCTTCTTGACGGTCTTGTTTTTTTCCCGGCGGACCGTGATGGATTCGGCCCGCAATCGTTCTTCCCGGCCACGCTGGGCCAAAACGGTTTCGTAGTCCTGGCCGGTCAATTCCATGATGGCCATGGCCAGGGTCAGCATGTCGTTGTCCACTCCGGCCGAATAGGCTTCGATTTCTTTGGCCGGGTCGACGAATCCGCGCCGGGGCGGGATCCACTCCGAACGGCACAGGGCCGCCATGTTGGCGTAGAAATCGGTTTTCTTGGGCAGCACGATCAGACCACGTAGCCAAGCCTCCTCGATGACCATTCGCCACAGGGGACGGCACAGCGAATCCACCAGCCAGCGCTGGTAAAATCCGAACATTCGCCAGGCTTCGAGCAAGGCGGCCCGGGCCGACGAATAGTTTGTCTGGGAAAAGTCTTTGGCCACGACCTCGTAGGGCATCCCCACCGAGGCCCCCACGGCTCGAATGAGTCGCTCGACGAACACGGGAAACGAGTTGCCCGGGCGGTTGGAATTGAGGACATGGGGCCGCTCTCCGGCCGATCCGTACATGATCTGGCCAGGGGCGACGTTCAGCTCTTTCCTTGGGGGACGGTCTGCCTGGGTTCTGCCGGGTTGGCCTGGGTATGCGCCCGGGCCGGGCATGGTGGATTCGATGAAGACCGGGAAGGAGGCGGCGACAATGGCACCGACCAGCTCGTAATCCAGGTAGTCGGACAGGTCGCGAAAGAATTTCATGGCCGGGGCCAGAACCGAAACACCCCGAAACTGCTCGTCGGTCTTGCGGACAAATCCGTGCAGGATGCCGGGACGATGGCCGACCCGGCGGCGGATATTGGCGAACTCAGTGGATGGTTGACCCCCAGGGTCATCGGACATCACGCAACGGTCAGCGTCTGGGTTGAAAACATAGTAGGACAAAACCCGGCCCAAGGGGTCGATGCGGACCCCATCGCGGACGGCCGGGTCGCTTTCGAGGTCGGCCGGGGTGACCACTCTGGATGCGTGGATGGATTGAACGGCCAGGGACAAGGGCCGGAATCGGTCGTTGTCGACCATGACCGGCAGGCGAAAAAATTCACCTTGAACCAGCAAACTGTGGATTGATGTGTATTGAAGGGCCCAAAAAGGCAGGGTCCCGTCCGGATCGACTCCGGCCGACCAGTCCGCAAACGCGGCCTCGGCCTGGTGGGAAAACTCCACGCCCTGGGCTTCGGTCCAGCCCAGGCGGACCGTGTTAGGAACCGATTGGGGCATGATGCCCGTCCCCACGGTCCCAAGGGCCATGGAGTCGATAGTGGACGCGGCGTGTGGATCGTTGAGGGCCAGATCGGAAGCCCGGGCCGCGATGCGTCCCCGTTCCTGCCCCTCGGCCGAGAAGTCGGTCCGCCGGACATGCCAGGAAGACAGGGTGCCGTCGTATCCTCCGGCCTGGGAGGCCACCCGGCGGACAGCTCCGTGGCGAACTCCGGCTTTTTTTGCGAAATGGGGCCGCTTTAGAGCCATGTCCGCCCCCTGGTGACCCTGGGAGTCAAGGCCTGGGGTCCGGCTTCGTAGGTTGTTTCCCCGGCAAGGGACAAGGTCTTGGCCAGGCCATAGACGGCAATGCGTTCCTCCACCACCGAGGCCTCGGCCCGGGTGATGGTCAGCCCGTCAATGGATGTGCTCTGACCGGAAGCCAGGGCAAGGTCGGCCTCGATCCAGGCGGAAAGCCGGGTCTCGATTTGCTCCAGGGACAACACCCCGGCGATGCGGGCCGCTTTTTGGTGCAGTTTTCGGTCGGTCATGGGGGCAGACATGCCCGATCCGGGAGTCCATTTCTAGCAAGAATGACGAGAATGACGAGAAAGGAAAGAAAGACAAGAATGACGAGGAAGAAAATGGGATGGGCAAGGGGTGGATTTGGTTTAGGCCAAAAAAAAGCCCCTCGCAGGGAGGGGCTGAAGCAGGCAATACGTTCCCGGAAAAATGCAGAACAAACTAGAAAATTTTCATAATATCCTGAACGTTAGGCATATTTTCTAATTTTTTACTCAAAGATTCAAGAAGAAGAACAATATCTTTTTTGGTGGTCTTGAAAAACTGATGGCTTTTGGCTTCTTCGTAAAAATCGCTTTTTGTCATTAATAGTTTGCAAGCAAAACCCCAAGCAAATATTTCATCTTCTATTGAACATGCGGTCCTATTGAGAATATTAGAGTCGTCAAGATTGCCGATATTGTTTATCAAATGGCCTAGTTCATGAGCTAGCATAAGCCTAGATGACATGTCATCCACTTCGCTTGATTCCGTGCAGGGATAAACAATATCACAACGAGAATCACCAAAG
The nucleotide sequence above comes from Deltaproteobacteria bacterium. Encoded proteins:
- a CDS encoding S49 family peptidase, with protein sequence MNRLLSKLREPWAITPQALDDLASIVEAKIEGLGAEDVFVGATHASSLRKPAPAESGSAPGYVMDGQVAVIPVEGTLYRRRYLMACNQTYGDIQTTIERAVNDPAVAAVVLDFDSPGGGVHGVAELAQAIDEANTRKPVHAYASGNMASAAYWLASACRQIWASPQSSVGSINTITVHTDRSARDEKDGIRRTFLSPGRLKAAGNDAEPLSDEARQYIMDHLVGLTSQFVDQVAKGRNMDRAAVESLADGQVWLAKDAAKLGLIDRAGSRREFLRHINKELIMNLEDLKAKHPELVSEARAEWEAEAASAMTEGVSAARAEERGRILDLASAIYGEDAARLQKAVEANVTADQVKAMAGIFSGSSAGAGTQAAILEELKAAHGQGLASAGSSTPKPMGMSEYAREKYGE
- a CDS encoding phage portal protein; this encodes MALKRPHFAKKAGVRHGAVRRVASQAGGYDGTLSSWHVRRTDFSAEGQERGRIAARASDLALNDPHAASTIDSMALGTVGTGIMPQSVPNTVRLGWTEAQGVEFSHQAEAAFADWSAGVDPDGTLPFWALQYTSIHSLLVQGEFFRLPVMVDNDRFRPLSLAVQSIHASRVVTPADLESDPAVRDGVRIDPLGRVLSYYVFNPDADRCVMSDDPGGQPSTEFANIRRRVGHRPGILHGFVRKTDEQFRGVSVLAPAMKFFRDLSDYLDYELVGAIVAASFPVFIESTMPGPGAYPGQPGRTQADRPPRKELNVAPGQIMYGSAGERPHVLNSNRPGNSFPVFVERLIRAVGASVGMPYEVVAKDFSQTNYSSARAALLEAWRMFGFYQRWLVDSLCRPLWRMVIEEAWLRGLIVLPKKTDFYANMAALCRSEWIPPRRGFVDPAKEIEAYSAGVDNDMLTLAMAIMELTGQDYETVLAQRGREERLRAESITVRREKNKTVKKTEEKDESTPVEIA